The DNA segment GTCATTACTCTTACCATGATGAACAGACTCGAGACGACCTTTAATAACAATACTCTCGGGCTTTAATTCGTCAATATCATAAGTCAGTTTTAACTGCGGGTCGCCATCCATCAGTAAGGGTAACATCTGCGTCTTTATTGGTTTTGGGAACAGAACAATGTCTTGATTAAAATGACGACTAAAAGCATTGTTTGTTACTGCCACCTCAAATTTATACTTACCCGTCGCTAAATCAAGTTGCAAATAGGCCGTAAAAAGCCCGTCTTCAGGCACTTCATCAAAAAATACACCTTTATCATTAAACTTCGCCAACTCTTGAGAGGTAAAGCTAAAATTCTCATCTTCTGTGCGATTATAACCATAAGCAGTAACAATCAGTTCGGTATCGCGTAAATACGTGGCGTTAAGGCGCTTTTGCAAATGTAATAATTCACCCGTGATTTTTAAACGTTCGCCACTATATAATTGAATAGGCAAACGGTTGACTTGCAGTTGTACGTCTGACAATAATTGAATTCGGTTATCTCCTTGGATCTTACCTAATGCTTGCCAGGGTCCAGGCATCGGATTATCAATCGTGATAATGTCATGCTCTTCGCCTTCAATCCAATGAACGCGATCAGACGTATCCCAAATATAAACTTTACTGCCGTCAGGACGCACTAAGATCACCGCTTTAGAAAAACGTTCACGCGCAATAATAAAGGTGATTTGCTCAATGCCATAATCAACCCGAAAAC comes from the Moritella yayanosii genome and includes:
- a CDS encoding TIGR03503 family protein, with the translated sequence MRNIWLLLVLISAVAISTVTSAKSVYQANVYQTHDIKLLDNRFRVDYGIEQITFIIARERFSKAVILVRPDGSKVYIWDTSDRVHWIEGEEHDIITIDNPMPGPWQALGKIQGDNRIQLLSDVQLQVNRLPIQLYSGERLKITGELLHLQKRLNATYLRDTELIVTAYGYNRTEDENFSFTSQELAKFNDKGVFFDEVPEDGLFTAYLQLDLATGKYKFEVAVTNNAFSRHFNQDIVLFPKPIKTQMLPLLMDGDPQLKLTYDIDELKPESIVIKGRLESVHHGKSNDFIIYGKAGMTEQIYSFERPAEFGRYSIELELFATTTAGREITIHMPSEAFVIPRPIVIESALIPAAIASQADTTEIAMDMFEDSESDRDLLLWAIGGLILLVCLAVAVLFSIKFWQKRKFEKAISTPIGDDIASPLPAESTDKQSMITDLDLNSLDK